A section of the Rossellomorea marisflavi genome encodes:
- a CDS encoding amino acid permease, translating to MSLFRKKLITESNTGSLNRVLGAVDLTMLGVGAIIGTGVFVLTGVASAKYAGPALILSFIIAGLACVFAALCYSEFASMIPQSGSAYTYSYVAFGEIFAWILGWDLVLEYGLASSAVASGWSGYFQSLLSGFGIHLPHALTSAFDPGNGTYLDLSAVIIVLLVTLLLSRGVKESAKFNAIMVIVKVAVVLLFIAVGVWYVEPSNWQPFMPFGFSGVVSGAAVVVFAYFGFDAVSTAAEEVKNPQRNLPIGIISALVICTVIYIVVSLILTGIVPYSMLNVKDPVAFALQFIHQDWAAGFISLGAIVGITTVLIVMMFGQTRLFYAMSRDGLLPQKLSSVSPKTKVPLPSTWTTGILVALFAGLVPLDKLAELTSIGTLFAFATVSLGVAVLRKTRPEIKRGFKTPWVPVIPALAVIFCVYLMLQLSAFTWKGFAVWLVLGLIFYFSYGYRHSKLNR from the coding sequence ATGAGCTTATTCAGAAAGAAACTCATCACAGAAAGCAATACCGGTTCCCTCAATCGCGTACTAGGAGCAGTCGATCTGACCATGCTCGGAGTCGGGGCCATCATCGGGACCGGAGTCTTCGTCCTCACGGGCGTGGCATCAGCGAAATACGCAGGTCCAGCACTCATCCTATCGTTTATCATTGCAGGCCTTGCCTGTGTATTCGCCGCCCTCTGCTATTCAGAGTTTGCCTCCATGATCCCGCAATCAGGGAGCGCCTATACGTACAGCTATGTCGCCTTCGGGGAAATCTTCGCTTGGATTCTCGGCTGGGACCTCGTCCTTGAATACGGCCTTGCTTCCTCCGCTGTGGCAAGCGGCTGGTCGGGCTACTTCCAGAGCCTCCTGTCCGGTTTCGGGATCCATCTCCCTCACGCCCTGACGTCGGCATTCGATCCCGGCAACGGTACGTATCTTGATCTATCGGCCGTCATCATCGTCCTTCTCGTCACCCTTCTACTATCACGGGGTGTAAAGGAGTCGGCCAAGTTCAATGCCATCATGGTCATCGTGAAGGTGGCCGTCGTCCTGCTATTCATCGCCGTTGGCGTGTGGTACGTGGAGCCTTCCAACTGGCAGCCGTTCATGCCATTCGGCTTCTCGGGTGTCGTTTCGGGCGCTGCGGTCGTCGTCTTCGCCTACTTCGGTTTCGATGCGGTATCCACTGCCGCCGAGGAAGTGAAGAACCCCCAGCGGAACCTGCCGATCGGCATCATCTCGGCCCTTGTCATCTGCACCGTCATCTATATCGTTGTATCGCTCATCCTGACAGGGATCGTGCCTTACAGCATGCTGAATGTGAAAGACCCCGTCGCCTTCGCCCTGCAGTTCATCCACCAGGACTGGGCAGCCGGATTCATTTCCCTTGGCGCCATCGTCGGGATCACCACCGTCCTCATCGTCATGATGTTCGGACAGACCCGACTGTTCTATGCCATGAGCCGTGACGGTCTGCTTCCCCAGAAGCTTTCGAGCGTCAGCCCGAAAACGAAGGTTCCCCTTCCGAGTACATGGACGACCGGGATCCTCGTTGCCCTGTTCGCCGGTCTTGTCCCTCTGGATAAGCTTGCGGAACTGACGAGCATCGGGACCCTGTTCGCGTTTGCCACGGTGTCACTAGGTGTCGCCGTCCTCAGGAAGACGCGTCCGGAGATCAAGCGTGGCTTCAAAACACCATGGGTACCGGTCATCCCGGCGCTCGCGGTCATCTTCTGCGTGTACCTCATGCTCCAGCTGTCGGCATTCACGTGGAAGGGCTTCGCCGTCTGGCTCGTACTGGGGCTGATCTTCTACTTCAGCTACGGTTACCGCCACAGTAAATTGAATCGATGA
- a CDS encoding 1,4-dihydroxy-2-naphthoate polyprenyltransferase codes for MKQSHQTIETPSKASILWQLTRPHTLTASFVPVFIGTVSAMYETNISVWMFLAMLFACLCLQIATNLFNEYYDFKRGLDTEDSVGIGGAIVRHGMKPRTVLQMALTCYTLAVLAGIYICANSSWWLAAIGIGGMLIGYLYTGGPLPIAYTPFGELFSGVSMGAAFVLIAFFIQTGTVDQTTILISIPIAILVGAINLSNNIRDIEEDTIGGRKTLAILMGHKKAVYFLGFSFFVSYAWLIGLIIAGTVSPWVLLVFLSIPKPVQAIKSFLGKGGPAHSGLAMKATAQTNTFFGLLLSVALFINYFIVR; via the coding sequence ATGAAACAATCGCACCAAACGATAGAGACGCCCAGCAAAGCCAGCATCCTTTGGCAGCTGACCCGTCCCCACACCCTGACTGCATCCTTCGTCCCGGTATTCATCGGAACGGTTTCCGCCATGTACGAGACGAACATCAGCGTCTGGATGTTCCTAGCGATGCTTTTCGCGTGTCTGTGCCTGCAGATTGCCACGAACTTATTCAATGAATATTACGATTTCAAACGTGGGCTCGACACGGAAGACTCGGTCGGAATCGGGGGCGCCATCGTCCGCCACGGCATGAAGCCGAGGACGGTCCTTCAGATGGCCCTTACCTGCTATACGCTGGCTGTCCTTGCCGGAATCTATATCTGCGCCAACAGCAGCTGGTGGCTTGCCGCCATCGGAATCGGCGGGATGCTCATCGGCTACCTATATACAGGAGGCCCGCTGCCGATTGCCTACACGCCATTCGGTGAGCTGTTCTCAGGCGTCAGCATGGGAGCAGCCTTCGTCCTGATCGCATTCTTCATCCAGACAGGAACCGTCGATCAGACGACGATCCTGATCTCGATCCCGATCGCGATCCTGGTCGGAGCCATCAACCTGTCCAACAATATCCGGGATATTGAAGAAGACACGATCGGTGGACGGAAGACGCTTGCGATCCTCATGGGTCACAAAAAAGCCGTCTATTTCCTCGGCTTCTCGTTCTTCGTCTCCTATGCGTGGCTGATCGGCCTCATCATCGCCGGCACCGTCAGCCCGTGGGTCCTGCTCGTCTTCCTGAGCATCCCGAAACCGGTCCAAGCCATTAAATCCTTCCTCGGAAAAGGCGGACCTGCCCATTCGGGACTTGCCATGAAAGCGACCGCCCAGACGAACACATTCTTC
- a CDS encoding DNA topology modulation protein, with protein MKKVVLIGSGGSGKSTLATRLGEAIDLPVWHLDQLLWKPGWVPVEREEVREIQRKLVTKEKWIIDGNYGSTMEFRMDAADTIIFLDLSRWRCSYRAMKRMFRYHGKSRPDMREGCEERLDLTFLKWIWQYPKEKRPGILQKLAAYSEEKTIIHLKNPREVRNFLKNANRIRGASA; from the coding sequence ATGAAGAAGGTAGTGTTGATCGGTTCGGGTGGGTCGGGAAAATCGACGCTGGCGACCCGTCTTGGGGAAGCAATTGATTTACCTGTCTGGCATTTGGACCAGCTCCTGTGGAAGCCGGGCTGGGTTCCGGTCGAACGGGAAGAAGTCAGGGAAATCCAACGGAAGCTTGTGACCAAGGAGAAATGGATCATCGACGGAAACTACGGCTCAACGATGGAGTTCCGCATGGATGCGGCGGATACGATTATCTTCCTGGATCTATCGAGATGGCGTTGCAGCTACCGAGCCATGAAGCGCATGTTCCGCTATCACGGGAAGTCCCGGCCCGATATGCGGGAAGGCTGCGAGGAGCGATTGGACCTGACCTTCCTCAAGTGGATCTGGCAGTACCCGAAGGAGAAGCGGCCGGGCATCCTTCAAAAGCTTGCAGCCTACAGTGAGGAGAAAACCATCATTCATCTGAAGAACCCACGGGAAGTCCGGAACTTCCTGAAGAATGCAAATCGTATAAGGGGGGCATCAGCATGA
- a CDS encoding Cof-type HAD-IIB family hydrolase, producing the protein MMRVTDIKIIFFDIDGTLTHHEDGSIPSSTRDAIGELLDRGIRVVAATGRPLSMCGEIRDLGIETFITANGGYGIHGEEVIFQSVLSPATVEAVSSFAMEIGHGLSFYTDSLSMNGIEERRTMPALFETLGLKDYPPVVEKMEEEVYLMCLFADDESIGRYHNRFPELTFRRWHPFILNVLETDVSKSIAMKKVLHHFGLHPSEAMAFGDGGNDIDMLQLAGMGVAMGNAGAELKSVADFVTKPSGEDGVAFALRELGLIGLGYC; encoded by the coding sequence ATGATGAGAGTAACAGATATCAAAATAATTTTCTTCGATATTGACGGGACGTTGACCCATCATGAGGATGGAAGTATTCCTTCGAGCACGAGGGATGCGATAGGGGAGCTTTTGGACCGTGGCATCAGGGTGGTGGCGGCTACGGGCAGACCCCTTTCCATGTGCGGGGAGATCCGGGATCTGGGGATCGAGACGTTCATTACGGCAAACGGAGGGTATGGTATCCATGGCGAAGAGGTGATCTTTCAATCCGTCCTTTCACCTGCGACGGTAGAGGCTGTCTCTTCGTTCGCCATGGAGATTGGGCACGGTCTGTCCTTCTATACAGATTCACTCAGTATGAACGGAATCGAGGAACGGAGGACCATGCCTGCACTCTTTGAAACATTGGGGTTGAAGGACTATCCGCCGGTTGTGGAGAAAATGGAAGAAGAGGTGTATCTCATGTGCTTGTTTGCGGATGATGAATCTATCGGCCGCTATCATAACAGATTTCCCGAATTGACCTTCAGGCGCTGGCATCCCTTCATCTTGAATGTGTTGGAAACGGACGTATCGAAATCCATTGCCATGAAGAAGGTGCTCCATCATTTTGGACTCCATCCTTCGGAGGCCATGGCATTTGGAGATGGAGGCAACGACATCGACATGCTTCAGCTGGCCGGAATGGGTGTCGCCATGGGGAATGCAGGGGCCGAGTTGAAGAGTGTGGCCGACTTTGTCACCAAGCCTTCCGGGGAAGATGGTGTCGCTTTTGCCCTTCGGGAGCTTGGGTTGATTGGTCTCGGCTATTGCTGA
- a CDS encoding beta-hydroxyacyl-ACP dehydratase yields the protein MRDVRSILPHRFPFLLIDKITEVEEGKRAVGVKLISQHDCEGSPDGAFPRGFILEAMAQMSGAALHSESRSNGLGMLAGIDNCRFYQDVFAGDRLTLTIDITRNKGRIVKGRGTAAIDSRIVCEADLLFAFQSIT from the coding sequence ATGAGGGACGTCCGGAGCATCCTGCCTCACCGGTTCCCCTTCCTCCTGATTGATAAGATCACGGAAGTGGAAGAAGGAAAACGGGCGGTGGGCGTGAAACTCATTTCACAACATGATTGTGAAGGGTCACCGGACGGCGCCTTCCCCCGCGGGTTCATCCTTGAGGCCATGGCCCAGATGAGCGGAGCCGCGCTCCATTCCGAGAGCCGGAGCAACGGCCTTGGCATGCTTGCCGGCATCGATAACTGCCGGTTTTACCAGGACGTCTTTGCCGGTGACCGGCTGACTCTTACAATCGACATCACACGGAATAAAGGAAGGATCGTGAAAGGGAGAGGTACGGCGGCCATCGACAGCAGGATCGTCTGTGAAGCCGACCTCCTGTTCGCCTTCCAATCCATCACGTAA
- a CDS encoding response regulator transcription factor — MNIYLLEDDIIQQQRLSGMIKDICEIEGITYLNFHATSRPVDVLSSLKNASLHNLYFLDLEIDDEEQKGFAVAKEIRKSDPLGTIVFVTTHSELAMKTFEYHIGAVDFIDKSLGHEAFRQRVQDCLLLASSRAGVALPTDTFRYESGQSNFQVPFRELLYIETTGTPHKLRLVSTTRVMEFYGDLKEIESLDHRLIRTHRAYVVNVKAIQEIDRKEKKVILADGSECLVSRRLLKTLLEKWKE, encoded by the coding sequence ATGAATATTTATTTACTGGAAGATGATATCATTCAGCAACAGCGGTTGTCGGGGATGATCAAGGATATCTGCGAGATAGAAGGCATTACCTATCTTAATTTTCATGCGACTTCCAGACCGGTGGATGTATTATCAAGCCTAAAGAATGCGTCGCTTCATAACCTCTATTTCCTTGATCTTGAGATTGATGATGAGGAGCAGAAGGGGTTTGCGGTCGCCAAAGAAATCCGCAAATCGGATCCCCTAGGAACCATTGTGTTTGTTACGACCCATTCAGAACTTGCGATGAAAACATTCGAGTACCATATCGGTGCAGTGGACTTCATCGATAAAAGTCTGGGACATGAAGCGTTCCGTCAACGTGTGCAGGATTGTTTGCTTCTTGCTTCATCGAGGGCAGGGGTAGCCCTCCCAACCGATACTTTCCGCTATGAAAGTGGGCAAAGCAACTTTCAGGTGCCTTTCAGAGAACTTCTTTACATTGAAACTACGGGCACACCACATAAACTCCGTCTAGTTTCGACCACGCGGGTGATGGAATTCTATGGCGACTTGAAAGAGATAGAGTCCCTGGATCATCGTCTGATCCGGACTCACCGTGCGTATGTGGTGAATGTAAAAGCCATTCAAGAGATTGACCGGAAAGAAAAAAAGGTGATCCTAGCTGACGGCTCTGAGTGTCTTGTATCGCGAAGGTTATTAAAGACATTGCTAGAAAAGTGGAAAGAGTAA
- a CDS encoding DUF4190 domain-containing protein — translation MESNKTNALAITSLVLGIIAIIIPLIGILIGIAALIIGIKSLNQLKVRSEKGKGIAIAGIVCGAGSPFFQMILFLFIGVISFFNSPQ, via the coding sequence ATGGAGTCAAACAAAACCAACGCATTGGCCATCACCAGCCTGGTCCTTGGCATCATTGCCATCATCATCCCGCTCATCGGGATTCTCATCGGGATTGCAGCCCTGATCATTGGGATAAAGTCCCTGAACCAGCTCAAGGTCCGCAGTGAAAAAGGCAAGGGAATTGCCATTGCTGGAATCGTCTGTGGAGCAGGCAGTCCTTTCTTTCAGATGATTCTTTTTCTGTTTATCGGAGTCATCAGCTTTTTCAATTCACCACAGTGA
- a CDS encoding ketoacyl-ACP synthase III gives MNQSRARITAIGTYVPEKKLTNADLEKMVDTTDEWIVQRTGMHERRVAADDQFASHLAFGAVQNLIDGYGKDLSDVDCIIVATTTPDHAFPSVACLIQNHFDIPATGAFDLNATCAGFTYSLHVANNMVSSGIHKKILVVASETLTKVTDYTDRSTCILFGDAAAAMLVEYDEENPSFLASHMGANGAGGAHVYRRTFAPTLHGQELDPSGKMVQNGREVYKWATRTIPGGVEELLTKSGIERDKLDWFIPHSANLRMVESICDKAGINVDNTLTSMQYFGNTSSASIPLAIHKGIKEGKVNDGDTMLLYGFGGGLTHLGLVLNWSPDSPKA, from the coding sequence TTGAACCAATCACGCGCACGTATCACGGCAATCGGAACGTATGTGCCTGAGAAAAAACTGACAAACGCAGACCTTGAGAAAATGGTGGACACGACTGATGAATGGATCGTCCAGCGCACCGGCATGCATGAACGCCGCGTTGCAGCCGATGATCAATTCGCTTCCCATCTTGCCTTCGGGGCCGTCCAGAACCTGATTGACGGGTACGGAAAAGATCTGAGCGACGTCGACTGCATCATCGTGGCGACGACCACGCCGGATCATGCCTTCCCGAGTGTTGCCTGCCTGATCCAGAATCACTTCGACATACCTGCAACCGGTGCCTTCGATCTGAATGCCACCTGTGCCGGCTTCACCTATTCCCTGCATGTGGCCAACAACATGGTATCAAGCGGGATCCATAAAAAAATCCTCGTTGTCGCGTCTGAAACGCTGACGAAGGTGACGGACTATACAGACCGCTCGACCTGCATACTTTTCGGAGACGCTGCTGCTGCCATGCTCGTCGAATATGATGAAGAGAACCCAAGCTTCCTCGCGAGCCACATGGGCGCAAACGGAGCCGGCGGAGCCCACGTATACCGCCGTACATTCGCTCCTACTCTTCACGGACAGGAGCTTGATCCATCCGGGAAGATGGTACAGAACGGACGCGAAGTCTATAAGTGGGCAACGCGCACGATCCCAGGCGGCGTAGAAGAGCTTCTGACGAAATCCGGCATCGAGCGGGACAAGCTTGACTGGTTCATCCCTCACAGCGCAAACCTCCGCATGGTGGAGTCGATCTGTGACAAAGCCGGGATCAATGTCGACAATACCCTGACAAGCATGCAGTACTTCGGCAACACTTCTTCTGCTTCGATCCCCCTTGCCATCCATAAAGGGATCAAAGAAGGAAAAGTGAACGATGGCGACACGATGCTTCTGTACGGATTCGGTGGCGGACTTACCCATCTCGGACTCGTATTGAACTGGAGTCCCGACAGTCCAAAGGCATGA
- a CDS encoding MepB family protein: protein MAALEVADLPHRNGFEMEDQNLEYEGFVLTLDDRTYRSRRARKTPNKKGYFTVFWRKGDDDRNRPYTLEECTDRLIITVLDQGKKGQFVFPKEVMASKGIVTTGSSKGKMAMRVYPDWVTGLNPTARKTQAWQSEYFIDLSGEVDGSLIRSHYLGKDYT from the coding sequence ATGGCTGCGCTAGAAGTGGCCGATCTTCCACATAGGAATGGGTTCGAGATGGAAGATCAGAACCTGGAATATGAAGGCTTCGTTTTGACTCTGGATGATCGGACCTACAGGAGCAGGCGCGCCAGGAAAACACCCAACAAAAAGGGTTATTTCACTGTCTTTTGGAGAAAGGGAGACGATGACCGGAACCGTCCATATACGTTGGAGGAATGTACGGATCGTCTCATCATCACCGTCCTGGACCAAGGAAAGAAAGGGCAGTTCGTTTTCCCGAAAGAGGTGATGGCGTCGAAAGGGATCGTTACGACCGGCAGCTCAAAAGGGAAAATGGCCATGCGTGTCTACCCCGATTGGGTGACCGGATTGAACCCGACGGCGAGGAAGACCCAGGCGTGGCAATCGGAGTACTTCATTGATTTGTCCGGAGAGGTCGATGGGAGCCTGATTCGCTCCCATTACCTAGGGAAAGATTATACATAG
- a CDS encoding ABC transporter ATP-binding protein, producing the protein MTLAIEVNAVSKTIKKREIISNVSMKVRAGEIYGFLGPNGAGKTTIMRMMLNLVKPTAGTISMNGEVVDGKSAYLKEIGSIIEYPVFYERLTVEENLVLHCRYMGIEMKDGVDRMLEKVGLKGAKDQLISELSLGMKQRLGIARAIIHQPRILILDEPINGLDPIGIREVRELLLMLKEQGMTILISSHIVSEIESIADTIGVIQEGRLISEVRMEELKEGSRSGYIIGVKDAGTGSQILSEVGRVERVDDRTIIVFNSVLSRHELNRLLVVGGVEVERIERKESNLEDYFINLLKEGKRHA; encoded by the coding sequence ATGACACTAGCAATTGAAGTGAACGCTGTATCAAAGACGATCAAAAAAAGAGAGATCATCTCAAATGTCAGCATGAAAGTCCGTGCAGGAGAGATTTACGGGTTCTTGGGACCGAACGGGGCAGGGAAAACAACGATCATGAGGATGATGCTCAATCTTGTGAAGCCTACGGCAGGTACGATCAGCATGAACGGGGAAGTGGTGGACGGTAAATCTGCGTACTTAAAGGAAATCGGGAGTATCATAGAATACCCTGTATTCTATGAGCGTTTGACTGTGGAGGAGAACCTGGTGCTGCACTGCCGGTACATGGGAATCGAAATGAAGGACGGCGTGGATCGGATGTTGGAAAAGGTCGGATTGAAAGGAGCAAAAGATCAGCTCATTTCCGAGCTGTCCCTGGGGATGAAGCAACGCCTTGGCATTGCCAGGGCCATCATCCATCAACCGCGGATCCTGATCCTTGATGAGCCGATCAATGGATTGGATCCCATCGGCATAAGGGAGGTACGAGAACTGCTCCTTATGCTTAAGGAACAGGGTATGACGATCCTTATCTCAAGTCATATTGTATCGGAAATTGAATCCATTGCCGATACAATAGGAGTCATTCAAGAGGGGCGCCTGATCAGTGAGGTGAGAATGGAGGAATTGAAGGAGGGAAGTAGGAGCGGCTACATCATAGGAGTAAAGGATGCCGGCACTGGCAGTCAGATCCTGAGTGAAGTGGGAAGGGTCGAGCGAGTGGACGATCGGACCATCATCGTGTTCAACAGTGTCCTGTCCCGTCATGAGCTGAACCGACTTCTCGTAGTTGGCGGGGTTGAGGTAGAGAGGATCGAGAGGAAGGAAAGCAATCTCGAAGACTACTTCATCAACCTGCTTAAGGAGGGAAAACGCCATGCTTAA
- a CDS encoding sensor histidine kinase produces the protein MYILVSTIQLISFFVIFTAVSRYSFSKWEYTGYSLAVVVMGQLFSYFVGVWGALSVFGLLIWISFRKEDRLTALGIFYAAYALVMNSFLGFLFADLIEWIIGFGFQVSTANLDYLVYLLTALSPPLLNAGILLLMGGYMDKVRKEEVERFSSVMLLPVTVLLLLVVVVIYVILTLVQGESSGNLLLEKLLYGMGMLILVAFGYFVFQYRHIQRKQLKKAKEEQLNQLQDYTSQLELLYDEIRGFRHDYVNILLTLESGIRAGDMDQVRLVFDQTVKPTGDRMQGNEHSLVKLKNLHVPEIKSILASKLLIAQRQGIDVRLEILLPIRCLRMDLIPFTRILSILIDNAVEAAMETHEQSLTVAIIQGERDQVWVIENSLEGDVDLSSIFNKDVSSKGSGRGTGLYTVRQILQDITYATLDTRVNGSTFVQSLSIREEG, from the coding sequence ATGTATATTCTTGTTAGTACCATCCAGCTTATTAGTTTCTTTGTAATCTTTACTGCTGTGTCCCGTTATTCGTTCAGTAAATGGGAGTACACAGGCTACTCTTTAGCTGTCGTCGTGATGGGACAGCTTTTTTCCTATTTTGTTGGGGTATGGGGAGCTCTGTCGGTATTCGGGCTGCTGATTTGGATATCCTTCCGTAAAGAAGACAGATTGACTGCATTAGGCATTTTTTATGCGGCATATGCCCTCGTGATGAACTCCTTCCTAGGCTTTTTATTCGCAGATCTCATAGAGTGGATAATTGGGTTCGGCTTCCAGGTGTCGACGGCGAATCTGGATTATCTGGTGTATCTGTTGACTGCGCTTTCGCCTCCGCTTCTAAATGCAGGGATCTTACTTCTTATGGGTGGATACATGGATAAAGTAAGAAAGGAGGAAGTGGAACGTTTCAGCTCAGTGATGCTGCTTCCTGTGACGGTATTATTGCTTCTAGTGGTCGTGGTGATCTATGTAATCCTAACTCTGGTACAAGGCGAAAGCAGTGGCAATCTCCTATTGGAAAAGCTTCTTTATGGAATGGGCATGCTGATACTCGTGGCTTTCGGCTATTTCGTCTTTCAATACCGGCATATCCAGCGAAAGCAGTTGAAGAAGGCAAAGGAAGAACAGCTGAATCAACTTCAGGATTATACCTCGCAGCTTGAGTTGCTCTACGACGAAATCAGAGGATTCCGTCATGACTACGTGAATATTCTCCTGACACTTGAATCCGGTATACGAGCGGGTGATATGGATCAGGTCCGGCTGGTTTTCGATCAAACGGTTAAGCCGACCGGGGACCGGATGCAAGGAAACGAGCACAGCCTTGTTAAGTTGAAGAACCTTCATGTTCCTGAAATTAAGAGTATCCTCGCATCAAAACTACTGATTGCTCAGCGTCAAGGAATCGATGTCAGGCTTGAGATTCTGTTACCGATCAGATGTTTAAGAATGGACCTCATTCCGTTCACCAGGATTCTTTCTATCCTGATTGACAATGCTGTGGAGGCAGCAATGGAGACTCATGAACAATCACTGACTGTGGCAATCATTCAAGGGGAGCGGGATCAGGTATGGGTGATAGAAAATTCACTAGAAGGGGACGTCGATCTTTCATCCATCTTCAATAAGGACGTATCATCAAAAGGGTCAGGTAGGGGCACGGGGCTTTACACCGTGCGACAGATTCTACAAGACATCACATATGCGACGTTGGATACTAGGGTTAACGGCTCTACCTTTGTTCAGTCCCTGTCCATAAGAGAAGAGGGGTAA
- a CDS encoding phosphotransferase family protein — translation MNAHQWLDKVNLKAASVKEVPESFSSTVYNVKLVTGEKVFLKIPRSVQKLSLEREMLERFKGHLPVPEVVAFHEDGFLVLEALDGVPATGMVSEKLAWEIGELLARLHTIRVGPEDYGGAVRDEFSRWTEFLPAQFYSFAEDAKKVLDPELFDLALVRFEEMRKELPPPDGPSFIHMDFRPGNILVRDDHVTGLIDFESVRIGSTELDFTKIERDVCQRFPGTREAFEDGYRSVRPLIDLDRVLPFYRMTDAFNSTGWCQRMGLEKNRDFFERNVKILKEGLA, via the coding sequence ATGAACGCTCATCAGTGGTTGGATAAAGTCAATCTTAAAGCTGCTTCCGTGAAGGAAGTACCGGAGTCATTCAGTTCAACGGTGTATAATGTGAAGCTCGTGACGGGGGAAAAGGTGTTCTTGAAAATACCCCGTTCCGTCCAGAAGCTGAGTTTGGAGAGGGAGATGCTGGAGCGGTTCAAGGGACACTTACCCGTACCGGAAGTCGTCGCCTTCCATGAGGACGGGTTCCTGGTGCTCGAGGCACTGGATGGTGTCCCGGCGACTGGCATGGTGAGTGAGAAACTGGCGTGGGAGATCGGGGAGCTGCTCGCCAGGCTGCATACCATCCGGGTAGGTCCCGAAGACTACGGAGGTGCCGTGCGGGATGAATTCAGCCGGTGGACAGAGTTCCTTCCTGCGCAGTTCTACTCGTTTGCCGAAGATGCGAAAAAGGTGCTAGACCCTGAATTGTTCGACCTGGCCCTTGTTCGATTCGAGGAGATGAGGAAGGAGCTGCCGCCTCCCGACGGTCCGTCGTTCATCCATATGGATTTCCGCCCCGGGAACATCCTCGTACGTGATGATCACGTGACGGGTCTAATTGATTTTGAGAGCGTACGGATCGGTTCGACGGAGCTGGATTTTACGAAGATCGAGCGGGATGTATGTCAGCGGTTCCCTGGGACACGGGAAGCATTTGAAGACGGATACCGCTCGGTGAGGCCCCTCATCGACCTTGACCGGGTGCTCCCTTTTTACCGGATGACCGACGCCTTCAATTCTACCGGCTGGTGTCAGCGGATGGGTCTAGAGAAGAATAGGGACTTTTTTGAACGGAACGTGAAGATCCTGAAGGAGGGTCTTGCGTGA
- a CDS encoding ABC transporter permease, with the protein MLNLMKLEWTKNRLSQYWKGVLVSIILIFAAMALMGIGSNGEKEAMFPDYEAYESLAGIFVRIVFMIYTSVVLSRVMIEEFRNKTIQLLFTYPTERKKILRAKLLVVFGFCFVTTATASIVIALLTVGLNPMLEIFPDEVTLRDIAGDIPGMLLMAFMMGGVSLIPLFFGMRKKSTATTITSAVLIGFLINATVSDGSNQTSLFQFIGVPVGMCLIGFGIAFLSYRRIEKADL; encoded by the coding sequence ATGCTTAACCTGATGAAACTGGAATGGACGAAGAACCGGCTTTCTCAGTACTGGAAAGGGGTGCTCGTCAGCATCATCCTCATCTTTGCCGCGATGGCCCTCATGGGAATCGGGTCAAACGGGGAAAAAGAGGCGATGTTCCCCGATTATGAGGCATATGAATCCTTAGCAGGCATCTTCGTCCGGATTGTGTTCATGATCTATACGAGCGTTGTCCTGTCCAGAGTGATGATTGAAGAATTCAGGAATAAGACGATTCAGCTCCTCTTTACGTATCCCACCGAGCGAAAGAAAATCCTGAGGGCCAAGCTCCTCGTCGTATTTGGGTTCTGCTTTGTCACCACGGCGACCGCCAGCATCGTCATTGCCCTCCTGACAGTCGGACTGAATCCGATGTTGGAGATCTTCCCAGATGAAGTGACGTTACGAGACATAGCGGGTGATATCCCCGGCATGCTCCTCATGGCGTTCATGATGGGAGGGGTTTCTCTTATTCCTTTATTCTTCGGAATGAGGAAAAAGTCGACTGCCACCACCATCACGAGTGCGGTTCTGATCGGCTTCCTGATCAATGCCACCGTGTCTGATGGAAGCAACCAGACGAGCTTGTTCCAATTCATCGGTGTTCCTGTCGGCATGTGCCTCATCGGTTTTGGCATCGCCTTTCTTTCGTACCGTCGGATTGAAAAAGCAGATCTATAG